In Monomorium pharaonis isolate MP-MQ-018 chromosome 3, ASM1337386v2, whole genome shotgun sequence, a genomic segment contains:
- the LOC118644655 gene encoding uncharacterized protein PF11_0207-like translates to MSRDRSDSCTSMNSVRGSKRVARSPAGEDENEWDRKLRDWKEEIVGSLRLVKVEMKEELKEIMEEQRRKIREELETLKKEIKDFKEREFRWERERKELLETQEELKKRMEKIEVGGNSVCERRVREIERRLEMKEREDRRKNLLIKGIEVKDGNRKEAVERVFKEIGAEVIVRGE, encoded by the coding sequence ATGAGTCGAGATAGAAGTGATAGTTGTACTTCAATGAATAGTGTTAGGGGAAGTAAGAGAGTAGCTAGATCGCCGGCGGGAGAGGATGAGAATGAATGGGATAGAAAATTAAGAGATTGGAAAGAGGAGATTGTAGGGAGTTTAAGGTTAGTTAAAGTAGAAATGAAAGAGGAGTTGAAGGAAATTATGGAGGAGCAGAGAAGAAAGATTAGAGAAGAACTAGAGactttaaaaaaggaaattaaggATTTTAAGGAGAGAGAATTTAGAtgggaaagagaaaggaaagagTTATTAGAAACACAGGAAGAGTTAAAGAAAAGGATGGAGAAGATAGAGGTAGGAGGAAATAGTGTATGTGAGAGAAGGGTCAGAGAAATAGAGAGGAGATTAGAGATGAAGGAAAGAGAGGATAGAAGGAAGAATTTGCTAATTAAGGGGATAGAGGTTAAGGATGGGAATAGGAAGGAGGCGGTGGAGAGGGTGTTCAAAGAGATAGGAGCTGAAGTGATAGTGAGAGGAGAATAG